One window of the Nicotiana tabacum cultivar K326 chromosome 4, ASM71507v2, whole genome shotgun sequence genome contains the following:
- the LOC107790325 gene encoding uncharacterized protein LOC107790325, whose protein sequence is MAPRGRPRKRLGRMDAAIDAMTPFGFDESLVRKTVNKLLKEYGGNDGWAFIEDCGYKELIEAILRDLESHDEGTTNLQEDVSSQDERAEEPALQCTIGPSSTLGDSSCNAAGNTVGETAFSELVNAVGEPTHEELCSNRQDISSTEVFCSLLAVGDGNSWKDVGEDQISTQKETANAVCRDGRSSGNKVQPGTSSHVFAPTPTHSPCPVKYLKICSESQVQSGSFSYVPSPPPTLSPCPVKRLPPPADHHPTTLPSSKGVSSQDERAVQDPALESTIGPLGILVDSTCNKAGNTVGETTCTELVNAVGELTYEELCSNKQDIGSTEVLSLLPAEGDGNRWKDIGEDKTATQMGTANAVFFGGGNSGSEVQPGSNCHVTAPPPTSSPSSVLNNLPPSSKRICLEPPRRRVPCYGWIESDDEDDADDFIQLPPMRPTINA, encoded by the exons ATGGCACCCAGAGGCAGACCCAGAAAG CGGTTAGGCAGAATGGACGCAGCAATTGATGCCATGACACCTTTCGGCTTTGATGAATCGCTAGTTCGGAAAACTGTGAATAAACTCCTCAAG GAATACGGCGGAAATGACGGATGGGCCTTTATCGAGGATTGTGGCTACAAAGAACTTATTGAAGCTATTCTTCGCGATCTGGAGAGCCACGATGAAGGCACTACCAATTTACAAGAG GATGTCTCCTCACAAGATGAAAGAGCAGAAGAACCTGCTTTACAATGCACCATTGGCCCCTCCAGCACTCTCGGTGATTCCTCATGCAACGCAGCTGGCAATACTGTAGGAGAAACAGCATTCTCTGAGCTTGTCAATGCAGTAGGGGAACCAACACACGAAGAGCTTTGCAGCAACAGACAAGACATTAGCAGTACTG AAGTATTTTGTTCCCTGCTGGCTGTAGGAGATGGAAATAGCTGGAAAGATGTTGGGGAGGACCAAATCTCTACCCAGAAGGAGACAGCTAATGCTGTTTGCCGTGATGGTCGAAGTTCTGGGAATAAAGTACAACCCGGAACCAGCTCTCATGTTTTTGCTCCAACTCCAACTCATTCCCCATGCCCTGTTAAATATCTCAAAATTTGTTCTGAGAGTCAAGTTCAATCAGGGAGTTTCTCTTATGTTCCTAGTCCACCTCCAACTCTTTCCCCATGCCCAGTTAAACGTCTCCCTCCCCCTGCTGATCATCACCCCACAACTCTTCCTTCCTCAAAG GGTGTCTCCTCACAAGATGAAAGAGCAGTACAAGACCCTGCTTTAGAAAGCACCATTGGCCCCTTGGGCATTCTTGTTGATTCCACATGCAACAAAGCTGGCAATACTGTAGGAGAAACAACATGCACTGAGCTTGTTAATGCAGTAGGAGAACTAACATACGAAGAGCTTTGCAGTAACAAACAAGACATTGGCAGTACTG AAGTATTAAGTCTCCTGCCAGCTGAAGGAGATGGAAATAGGTGGAAAGACATAGGGGAAGACAAGACCGCTACCCAGATGGGGACGGCTAATGCTGTTTTCTTTGGTGGTGGAAATTCTGGGAGTGAAGTGCAACCAGGAAGTAACTGTCACGTTACAGCTCCACCTCCAACTTCTTCCCCGAGCTCAGTACTTAATAATCTCCCTCCTTCCTCAAAGCGAATTTGCCTTGAGCCACCAAGAAGGCGTGTTCCTTGTTATGGCTGGATTGAAAGCGATGATGAAGATGATGCTGACGACTTCATACAATTACCACCAATGAGACCAACAATAAATGCATAG